The genomic segment GCTGCCCAAGGGCACTGCGCGCCGGAACCGGACGTTGTTGGCTCACACGCGTTTCCGCTTCCGGGTTGCCAGACGCACAACTGTGCACGGCGCGGCGGAGTGGGCCGCGGCTGTAAGGGTGCGGCTCCCCAGAGTGCTGTCCGCGAAGCGGCGGCACTGCTGGGCGTTGTGGCCGCAGAGAAGCGCTGCGATAAAGGCTGGCTGCGCTCGTAAAGAAACTTCCCCGCTGGGTCCCTTCCTCGCGGTGACTCTGCTTTGGGGACGGAGCCACGGCCTGAGGCAGCGCGCAGCCCTTCCCCCGGCTGCCAGCCCCCGCTGCCCACTCTGAAGTGACACGGGGCGCCGAACCGCAGGGCTCCGGGTACTTCTGTTCGCGTTCCGTGCGGGCCGAAGCTGGAGCCGCGCGGGGCAGCGCTTCCACCCTCCCCTCTTCTGCCTCCTTTCGGCCCgccccagcccctgccctgctccGGCAGCAGCGCAGCACCACCCCGGTGGCTCAGGCCTGGGCTGCCCCTGGGCTTAATTCCGAAACAGTGACAGGAGCATCAAACGcgtcttcatttatttatctggTGAAAACAAGGCTTGGCTGTCACCTGCAGGGAAAGCCACTCTGTACCAATCTCTCATTAATGCATCGGGCAGACCAGAGCCAGAACACAGCACCCACTGAGGCTTCTCTGCCAGCACAGGTTCAGCACCCCCAGGAGGACCGGGCACAACCCAGCGCTGCCAGGAGCTGGAGAGAAGTCTGAAACAATCACTCTGGTGTCTTCTCTTCGTAATTGTGGAAGGGGTCAGTGCACCTTCTGCTGAAGGAGAGCATTCTCTCACGCTCCCTTCTGTGCCCCACTGACCTGTGCACGATGCCATATAGGTCTTCTGCTGGAGAGGGGAAAACAAAGCTACCACAGGGCTAAATCCAGTGACATTTCCTTTGTTAGCAACTCAGCCAATGGACTTCTTGTCTCTCCCCACTCTTACTGCAAGTTTTGGTCATGACTTGGgtaacaaaaaaaccaaacccaacaaACCAACAACTCCAAACTGttaaaacttaatttaaaaaaataaaacggTGCAAACATGCCTGAATTCCCCTGCAGACAGCCTGTAACACTTTTGTTCATCAACAACCAACCAGTCATATAAAGAAAACCTCAAGTTGGCAGAACTAGCCAATGTGCAAGACAGGTAACTGGTCCCCTGCTTTCCTGAGCATCAAAACAGTGAAAAGCAGGGGAGAAGCTACAGCTGGCTGCCAGGGCTCAGCATCTCCCCTGCGGATGGCAGGATGTATAAACCAcagtgctgaaagaaaaatacctgcCTCTGTCCTCTATCGCGTTGTCTGTGCCGCAGCCCAAGCTCAGCATCTCCCCATCAGTCCTCCTCTGAGCTCTCCTCCGACTTCTCGTCAGCGGCCACTTTCCAGTTCTTTCTCTTGCTCCTCTTCTCTGCTACTTCGCTGTGCCGCTCCGACACAGAGTTATGAcgcttctttctctttttagtgAAGcgtttctcttttttctcctcagattcattgtcctcagagctgctgatgGTTGAGCGGCTTGCATGGGAAAAGTCACTTTCCTGCCCAGAGGAAGAGGTAGGTTCCCTAGCAGGCACTTTCCTGGTCTTCTTTTTGCGCCTGTGTTTCCCCTTCTGAGTGCTTGAAGTCTCCTCTTCAGAGCATTCGCTCTCCCTGGAGGAATCTGACGATGACCTTCCCTggtcctttttcttcctctttttgtgtgatctctttttttgctttttcttgtgcgatttctttgtttttttccttttgtgcaaCTCGTGGgcagtttgttttctcagatgagatttcttctttccattgaCAGCATTTTGTTTGTCTCCTTCTTGCTGGTCACTGTAAGAAGAACAAAGGATGataagaagaaagcaaacaggcaGGCAGAGAACAGCCAGGACTTGTTTCAAGCAAGCCCATCAATCCAGTTGAATAGTTCAGGGAAGCACACTTAGtagctgtgtttttgtttcaaatgcttGTTAACAGCTTGAGTCCACACCTTATTACTATCTCCATTTAAGGTATTTGAGCCAGAACCAAGGAGAACAGATACTGAAAGCCAGTGAGTGATGAAAAACTAATTTATGAAGGGTTATTTCCAATCTGTAAGTCTGACAAATATTGTATTTGATTACTGCTAGGTGAACCTTGGAATGATCAGTTCTAAGATCTTATTTTAGAGCTAAGTCTCCACTTTCCAGGGTGCTGGGAGAGTTGATTCTCTCCAGATAAAGTGCAAATCAGAAAACACGGGTATATTATAAGGCAAAGGGGAACCCTGAGCTGATATCTGATTCATCTGATTTGGATTCAGCCAACTGCTCTGGTTC from the Lagopus muta isolate bLagMut1 chromosome 22, bLagMut1 primary, whole genome shotgun sequence genome contains:
- the NKAPD1 gene encoding uncharacterized protein NKAPD1 encodes the protein MSRVPVGKVLLRNVIRHTGAHNKIQEESEMWKIREWERQAEETFWRRRSKVLSDTSSSRMRSDGFDEEGHRADWKTKNSRFLNPVEDDLLRARSWNKKLYECEANMPDRWGHSGYKELYPEEFDTDSDQQEGDKQNAVNGKKKSHLRKQTAHELHKRKKTKKSHKKKQKKRSHKKRKKKDQGRSSSDSSRESECSEEETSSTQKGKHRRKKKTRKVPAREPTSSSGQESDFSHASRSTISSSEDNESEEKKEKRFTKKRKKRHNSVSERHSEVAEKRSKRKNWKVAADEKSEESSEED